A region of Streptomyces sp. NBC_01267 DNA encodes the following proteins:
- a CDS encoding mannosyltransferase family protein translates to MPADPATHPPLSPPRGHAPPPFQRLAGALRRAAPALLLYVVVRLAGIVVVAIVAHHTGRSMWSALGNSWDSRWYAGIAQHGYGTTRPSRIPGIVRSDLAFFPLFPGLERAVTALVPVSLVVAGLTVAWVSAVFAAWGIHAVGERLYGRRAATMLVLLYAVLPHAVVMTMAYSEPLMTALAAWSLYALLTRRWLWAGSLALLAGLARPSGIAVAAAVLSAALIVLWQREGARRDWRIWTGALLAPLGWLGYVAWVGTRSGGPLGYFRIQREWGSRFDFGRSELDFIRRLVTDEGGTPHLAYYMGVAGVLVAVPALVLLILDRPPLPLLIYTLVLFVLAVGGSHYYSSRPRFLLPAFPLLFPAARAMAKARPRTVAVLTGSLTVLSLTYGEYLLLFSTTAP, encoded by the coding sequence GTGCCCGCTGATCCCGCGACGCATCCGCCGCTGTCCCCGCCCCGGGGACACGCGCCCCCTCCGTTCCAACGGCTGGCCGGGGCGCTGCGCAGGGCGGCTCCGGCGCTCCTGCTCTACGTGGTGGTGCGGCTCGCAGGCATTGTCGTGGTGGCGATCGTCGCCCACCACACGGGCCGGTCGATGTGGTCGGCGCTCGGCAATTCCTGGGACAGCCGGTGGTACGCGGGCATCGCCCAGCACGGTTACGGCACCACGCGCCCCTCGCGGATCCCCGGCATCGTCCGCAGCGACCTCGCCTTCTTCCCGCTCTTCCCCGGCCTCGAACGGGCTGTCACGGCGCTCGTCCCGGTCAGCCTGGTCGTCGCCGGACTGACGGTGGCCTGGGTCTCGGCCGTGTTCGCGGCCTGGGGCATCCACGCCGTCGGTGAGCGGCTCTACGGCCGCCGGGCAGCCACCATGCTCGTCCTGCTCTACGCGGTGCTTCCGCACGCCGTCGTCATGACCATGGCCTACAGCGAGCCGCTGATGACCGCGCTGGCCGCGTGGTCGCTCTACGCCCTCCTCACCCGCCGCTGGCTGTGGGCGGGCTCCCTCGCCCTGCTCGCCGGGCTCGCCCGGCCCAGCGGCATCGCCGTTGCCGCTGCCGTGCTCAGCGCGGCGCTGATCGTGCTGTGGCAACGGGAGGGTGCCCGGCGCGACTGGCGGATCTGGACCGGCGCCCTCCTCGCGCCGCTCGGCTGGCTCGGCTACGTCGCCTGGGTGGGCACCCGCTCCGGCGGACCGCTCGGCTATTTCCGGATCCAGCGCGAGTGGGGCTCCCGCTTCGATTTCGGCCGGAGCGAACTGGACTTCATCCGGCGGCTCGTCACCGACGAGGGCGGGACTCCCCATCTGGCCTACTACATGGGCGTGGCCGGAGTCCTCGTCGCGGTACCGGCGCTCGTCCTGCTCATTCTCGACCGCCCGCCGCTTCCCCTGCTCATCTACACGCTCGTGCTCTTCGTGCTCGCGGTCGGCGGCTCGCACTACTACTCCTCCAGACCGCGATTCCTGCTCCCCGCCTTTCCTTTGCTGTTTCCCGCCGCACGGGCCATGGCGAAAGCCAGGCCGCGTACGGTCGCTGTTCTGACGGGCAGCCTGACGGTACTTTCGCTGACGTACGGCGAGTACCTGCTGTTGTTCTCCACCACCGCCCCGTGA
- a CDS encoding alpha-L-fucosidase → MALSRRLFVTALAAVSTTAGTSLLGPDAWAAARVRSVPVEPGYRIPVGPDDTPDQLVAKAARLRPTERQIAWQRLEKTAFLHFGVNTFTGLEWGTGDEDPDVFQPVGLDTDQWARALRDGGFELAILTVKHHDGFVLYPSRYTEHSVASSSWRSGGGDVLRSFADSMRAHGIKVGVYISPADENQYLHGVYANGSARTTRTVPALVDGDDRAGKKLRTFELQATDYGAHMLNQLYEVLTEYGPVDEVWFDGAQGRIPPEKVERYDWDSWYEVVRALAPGASIAVSGPDVRWVGNEGGLARENEWSTIPVAETDYGRTDYALAYDAPDQGSRDALAASRSVAQYLQWWPAECDVSIRPGWFYHADQQPKTVEQLTDIYMRSVGRNSVLLLNIPPDQQGQLPAADVAVLRAFHERIGSELPEDLAHRTRAWGDGRSPARAVDGDPDTAWTAPAASKGTLYVDLGRSREVDRIRLAEDIHHGQQVEQVVVEARTAQGWTQIAEVGTIGANRIVLLPAPVTAQQWRLRVTGSRLPAHIAEFGLYRSQV, encoded by the coding sequence ATGGCTCTCAGCCGCCGCCTCTTCGTCACCGCACTCGCCGCAGTCTCCACCACGGCCGGTACGTCCCTGCTCGGCCCGGACGCCTGGGCTGCGGCCCGGGTCCGCTCCGTACCTGTCGAACCGGGCTACCGGATCCCGGTCGGCCCGGACGACACCCCGGACCAACTCGTCGCCAAGGCGGCCCGACTCCGCCCGACGGAGCGTCAGATAGCTTGGCAGCGCCTGGAGAAGACGGCCTTCCTGCACTTCGGGGTGAACACCTTCACCGGCCTCGAATGGGGCACCGGCGACGAGGACCCCGATGTGTTCCAGCCGGTCGGACTCGACACCGACCAGTGGGCACGGGCGCTGCGGGACGGCGGCTTCGAGCTGGCCATCCTCACCGTCAAGCACCACGACGGCTTCGTCCTCTACCCCTCCCGCTACACGGAACACAGCGTCGCCTCCAGCAGCTGGCGCAGCGGCGGGGGTGACGTACTGCGCTCCTTCGCCGACTCCATGCGGGCCCACGGGATCAAGGTCGGCGTCTACATCTCCCCGGCCGACGAGAACCAGTACCTGCACGGCGTCTACGCCAACGGCAGCGCCCGCACCACCCGCACGGTCCCCGCCCTCGTCGACGGGGACGACCGGGCAGGAAAGAAGCTGCGGACCTTCGAGCTCCAGGCCACCGACTACGGCGCCCACATGCTCAACCAGCTCTACGAAGTACTCACCGAGTACGGGCCGGTCGACGAGGTCTGGTTCGACGGAGCACAGGGCCGGATCCCCCCGGAGAAGGTCGAGCGCTACGACTGGGACAGCTGGTACGAGGTCGTCCGCGCCCTCGCCCCCGGCGCCTCCATCGCGGTGTCCGGCCCCGACGTGCGCTGGGTCGGCAACGAGGGCGGGCTGGCACGCGAGAACGAGTGGAGCACCATCCCGGTGGCGGAGACGGACTACGGCCGCACCGACTACGCCCTCGCCTACGACGCCCCCGACCAGGGCAGCCGTGACGCGCTCGCCGCGTCGCGGTCCGTGGCGCAGTACCTTCAGTGGTGGCCGGCCGAGTGCGATGTCTCCATCAGGCCCGGCTGGTTCTACCACGCGGACCAGCAGCCCAAGACGGTCGAGCAGCTCACCGACATCTACATGAGATCGGTCGGCCGCAACTCCGTCCTGCTGCTGAACATCCCACCGGACCAGCAGGGCCAACTCCCCGCAGCGGACGTCGCCGTGCTGCGGGCCTTCCACGAGCGCATCGGCAGCGAACTGCCCGAGGACCTCGCGCACCGGACGCGGGCCTGGGGCGACGGGCGCTCCCCGGCCCGCGCGGTCGACGGGGACCCGGACACCGCATGGACCGCGCCCGCCGCGTCGAAGGGCACCCTGTACGTGGACCTCGGCCGTTCCCGCGAGGTCGACCGGATCCGCCTCGCCGAGGACATCCACCACGGTCAGCAGGTCGAACAGGTCGTCGTCGAGGCCCGTACGGCACAGGGGTGGACGCAGATCGCCGAAGTCGGGACCATCGGCGCGAACCGCATCGTCCTGCTGCCCGCCCCGGTCACCGCCCAGCAGTGGCGGCTGCGCGTGACGGGCTCCCGACTGCCCGCGCACATCGCTGAGTTCGGCCTCTACCGCTCGCAGGTCTGA
- the trxA gene encoding thioredoxin, with translation MSTVELTKENFDDVVSDNDFVLIDFWASWCGPCRQFAPVYEGASERHADLVFAKVDTEAQQELAAAFEIRSIPTLMIVRDNVAVFSQPGALPEAALEDVIGQARALDMDEVRKSVEDAKNA, from the coding sequence ATGAGCACGGTGGAACTCACCAAGGAAAACTTCGACGACGTCGTCAGCGACAACGATTTCGTCCTCATCGATTTCTGGGCTTCCTGGTGCGGACCGTGCCGTCAGTTCGCCCCTGTCTACGAGGGTGCTTCGGAGCGGCATGCCGATCTGGTCTTCGCCAAGGTCGACACGGAGGCGCAGCAGGAACTGGCCGCGGCCTTCGAGATCCGGTCCATCCCCACGCTGATGATCGTGCGTGACAATGTCGCGGTCTTCTCCCAGCCCGGCGCGCTGCCGGAAGCCGCTCTGGAGGATGTGATCGGCCAGGCGCGCGCGCTGGACATGGACGAGGTCCGCAAGTCGGTGGAGGACGCGAAGAACGCGTGA
- a CDS encoding MIP/aquaporin family protein, with the protein MAKGLKRTGLVKELSAEFAGTFILILFGAGVVAQVVAAGLGDHDSIAWAWGLGVTFGVYVAGRISGAHINPAVTLAFAVFRGFSWRKVVPFVTAQTAGAFAAALLVRWNYTEVLAKFDPGHTLKTQFVFSTLPGNGTLPVSEWGALRDQIIGTAILLFVLFALTDALNDPPLANLGPLLIGLLIVAIGMAFGADAGYAINPARDLGPRFASFITGYRGAWRDQYGNLYFWVPIVGPLIGGVLGAAVYKFLIGRYLPGLKGQEAGRIPTADN; encoded by the coding sequence ATGGCAAAAGGCCTGAAGAGAACGGGTCTGGTCAAAGAGCTGTCCGCGGAATTCGCGGGCACGTTCATCCTCATCCTTTTCGGGGCGGGAGTCGTCGCCCAGGTGGTCGCGGCGGGTCTGGGAGACCACGACAGCATCGCCTGGGCCTGGGGCCTGGGTGTCACCTTCGGCGTCTATGTCGCGGGCCGGATCAGCGGCGCCCACATCAACCCCGCGGTCACGCTCGCCTTCGCCGTCTTCAGGGGATTCTCCTGGCGCAAGGTCGTTCCCTTTGTGACAGCGCAGACCGCCGGTGCGTTCGCCGCCGCTCTGCTGGTCCGCTGGAACTACACGGAGGTGCTGGCGAAGTTCGACCCCGGGCACACTCTGAAGACACAGTTCGTCTTCTCCACGCTGCCGGGGAACGGAACCCTGCCGGTGAGTGAATGGGGCGCCCTGCGCGACCAGATCATCGGTACCGCGATCCTGCTCTTCGTGCTCTTCGCACTGACCGACGCACTGAACGACCCGCCCCTCGCCAACCTGGGACCGCTGCTCATCGGGCTGCTCATCGTGGCGATCGGCATGGCGTTCGGCGCCGACGCCGGATACGCCATCAACCCCGCACGTGACCTCGGACCCCGGTTCGCGAGCTTCATCACCGGGTACCGGGGCGCCTGGCGGGACCAGTACGGCAATCTCTACTTCTGGGTCCCCATCGTCGGCCCGCTGATCGGTGGTGTGCTCGGGGCCGCGGTGTACAAGTTCCTGATCGGGCGCTATCTCCCCGGGCTCAAGGGGCAGGAGGCCGGCAGGATCCCGACTGCTGACAACTGA
- a CDS encoding RICIN domain-containing protein — MLRVKALCTIAVLALAACLGLAGPAQAGGSTPGTYTNYGFPSGTTSLTDVTFATTVQSDPGRGNVFWSHQFGFTNGVGGYIGQQRWRTGNGMFLFSLWGSTAAKAGSAGTYCQTFDESGTGYTCRSEQKFTAGHRYAYHIEPAATDGWYQATISDTTAGTSFVLGSLQIGSGAQVAAGGMTDWVEYFDWNNNAATCQDEPFSQARFDLPTGTSTSGGGVTASVSGTSKSGTCDPYAAVTTPSGGSVHQDGIGNSSSGAITGTGGKCVDITGGNSADGTPLELWTCSGGDMQNWVLAGDGTVHAFFKCMAVSGTDVQLKSCDGSTAQQWKRTGNTLVNTGSGKCLDASGGGSADGTELIVYTCQGSANQQWNTPA; from the coding sequence GTGCTCCGTGTCAAAGCACTCTGCACCATCGCCGTACTCGCGCTCGCCGCCTGTCTGGGCTTGGCCGGGCCCGCTCAGGCAGGCGGTTCGACCCCCGGCACCTACACCAACTACGGCTTCCCGTCCGGGACCACTTCCCTCACGGATGTCACCTTCGCCACGACCGTGCAGTCCGACCCCGGGCGTGGCAATGTCTTCTGGTCGCACCAGTTCGGCTTCACCAATGGAGTCGGCGGATACATCGGACAACAGCGCTGGCGCACCGGGAACGGAATGTTCCTGTTCTCGCTCTGGGGCTCCACCGCCGCCAAGGCCGGCTCGGCAGGTACGTACTGCCAGACCTTCGACGAGAGCGGCACCGGATACACCTGCCGCTCCGAGCAGAAGTTCACGGCCGGGCACCGTTACGCGTACCACATCGAGCCCGCCGCAACCGACGGCTGGTACCAGGCGACGATCTCCGACACCACGGCCGGGACCTCGTTCGTCCTCGGCAGCCTTCAGATCGGTTCGGGCGCGCAGGTGGCCGCGGGCGGGATGACCGACTGGGTGGAGTACTTCGACTGGAACAACAACGCCGCGACCTGCCAGGACGAGCCCTTCTCCCAGGCCCGTTTCGATCTGCCCACCGGAACGTCGACCAGCGGTGGCGGCGTCACGGCCTCCGTCAGCGGCACGTCGAAGAGCGGCACCTGCGACCCGTACGCCGCGGTGACCACACCCAGTGGCGGCAGTGTTCACCAGGACGGCATCGGCAACTCGTCGTCGGGGGCCATCACCGGCACGGGCGGCAAGTGCGTCGACATCACGGGCGGCAACAGCGCCGACGGCACCCCGCTGGAGCTGTGGACGTGCAGCGGCGGCGACATGCAGAACTGGGTACTCGCCGGTGACGGCACGGTGCACGCGTTCTTCAAGTGCATGGCCGTCAGCGGCACGGACGTCCAGCTCAAGTCCTGTGACGGTTCCACCGCCCAGCAGTGGAAGCGCACGGGGAACACCCTGGTCAACACGGGATCGGGGAAGTGTCTCGACGCCTCGGGCGGCGGCAGCGCCGACGGCACCGAGCTGATCGTGTACACCTGCCAGGGCAGCGCCAACCAGCAGTGGAACACCCCTGCCTGA
- a CDS encoding dihydrolipoyl dehydrogenase family protein, with protein MTDRMEDRAYDVVVLGAGPVGENVADRARAAGLSVAVVESELVGGECSYWACMPSKALLRPMTARADARKVPGLREAVQGPLDVPAVLAHRDAYASHWKDAGQVAWLDAIGADLYRGHGRLQGKKTVAVTGPDGGEQVLTARHAVAVCTGSRAVVPDLPGLADARPWTSREATSAQAVPGRLVVVGGGVVGVEMAAAWQALGSRVTMLVRGGGLLPRMEPFAGELVGAALTEAGVDIRTGTSAASVERDNGPVTVVLESGERIEADEILIATGRAPRSEDIGLDTVGLEAGSWLTVDDSCRVEGSDWLYAVGDVNHRALLTHQGKYQARIAGAAITARAQGVPLLETDRWGAHSATADHAAVSQVVFTDPEAASAGLTLAEAESAGLRVRGVDYDMSVVAGAGLYADGYRGHARMVVDLDREVIVGATFVGPGVGELLHSATVAIAGEVRVDRLWHAVPAYPTISEVWLRLLETYRG; from the coding sequence ATGACGGATCGCATGGAAGACAGGGCGTACGACGTGGTGGTCCTCGGCGCGGGCCCGGTCGGCGAGAACGTGGCGGACCGGGCCAGAGCCGCGGGGCTCAGCGTGGCGGTGGTCGAGAGCGAACTTGTCGGCGGTGAGTGTTCCTACTGGGCCTGCATGCCCAGCAAGGCGCTGCTGCGCCCGATGACCGCGCGCGCCGACGCACGGAAGGTTCCCGGACTGCGCGAGGCCGTCCAGGGCCCGCTCGACGTACCGGCCGTGCTCGCCCATCGTGACGCGTACGCCTCGCACTGGAAGGACGCCGGCCAGGTCGCCTGGCTGGACGCCATCGGAGCCGACCTCTACCGCGGACACGGGCGTCTGCAGGGCAAGAAGACGGTCGCCGTGACCGGCCCCGACGGCGGAGAACAGGTACTGACCGCACGGCACGCGGTGGCCGTGTGCACCGGCTCCCGGGCAGTCGTGCCGGACCTTCCCGGACTCGCGGACGCCCGGCCGTGGACCAGCCGCGAGGCGACCAGCGCCCAGGCCGTGCCCGGACGGCTGGTGGTCGTCGGAGGGGGAGTGGTGGGCGTCGAGATGGCCGCCGCCTGGCAGGCTCTCGGCTCCCGGGTGACCATGCTGGTGCGCGGCGGCGGACTGCTGCCGCGGATGGAGCCCTTCGCCGGTGAACTGGTCGGCGCGGCGCTCACCGAAGCGGGCGTGGACATCCGTACCGGTACGTCCGCCGCGTCCGTCGAACGGGACAACGGGCCGGTGACCGTGGTGCTGGAGAGCGGCGAACGGATCGAGGCCGATGAAATCCTGATCGCCACCGGCCGGGCCCCACGCTCCGAGGACATCGGCCTGGACACGGTGGGCCTGGAAGCGGGTTCCTGGCTGACCGTGGACGACAGCTGCCGGGTGGAGGGCAGCGACTGGCTCTACGCCGTCGGAGACGTCAACCACCGGGCGCTCCTCACCCACCAGGGCAAGTACCAGGCCCGCATCGCCGGTGCGGCGATCACCGCGCGGGCCCAGGGCGTCCCCCTCCTGGAGACGGACCGGTGGGGAGCCCACTCCGCCACCGCCGACCACGCCGCGGTGTCCCAGGTGGTCTTCACCGACCCGGAGGCGGCCTCGGCCGGGCTGACCCTGGCCGAGGCGGAGAGCGCGGGCCTGCGCGTCCGGGGCGTCGACTACGACATGTCGGTGGTGGCCGGAGCGGGGCTGTACGCGGACGGCTACCGAGGACACGCCCGGATGGTCGTCGACCTGGACCGGGAGGTGATCGTCGGCGCGACCTTCGTGGGCCCGGGAGTCGGCGAACTGCTCCACTCGGCGACGGTGGCGATCGCGGGCGAGGTACGGGTCGACCGGCTGTGGCACGCGGTGCCCGCGTATCCGACGATCAGCGAGGTATGGCTGCGGCTGCTGGAGACCTACCGCGGATGA
- a CDS encoding ClpP family protease, translated as MSQYTIPTVVERTAQGERAYDIYSRLLSERIIFLGTEIDDGVANVVIAQLLHLESSSPDTEIAIYINSPGGSVTSLMAIYDTMTFITSPVSTFCVGQAASTAAVLLAGGDPGRRFVLDHARVLLGQPASGGQQGTVSDLSLRAKEMLRIRSEIEDVLARHTHHDIATLRADMDRDKVFTAHDAVAYGLADQVLSRRAGGRF; from the coding sequence ATGAGCCAGTACACGATTCCCACGGTCGTCGAACGGACCGCGCAGGGCGAGCGGGCGTACGACATCTACAGCCGGCTGCTCTCCGAGCGGATCATCTTCCTCGGCACCGAGATCGACGACGGCGTCGCGAACGTGGTGATCGCGCAACTCCTCCACCTGGAGTCGTCGAGCCCCGACACGGAGATCGCGATCTACATCAACTCGCCCGGCGGATCCGTCACTTCGCTCATGGCGATCTACGACACGATGACCTTCATCACCTCACCCGTCTCGACGTTCTGTGTCGGGCAGGCGGCCTCGACCGCTGCGGTACTCCTGGCCGGGGGAGACCCGGGACGGCGCTTCGTCCTGGACCACGCCAGGGTGCTGCTGGGACAGCCGGCGAGCGGCGGTCAGCAGGGGACGGTCTCGGACCTCAGCCTGCGGGCCAAGGAGATGCTCCGGATCCGCTCCGAGATCGAGGACGTCCTGGCCCGGCACACCCACCACGACATCGCGACACTCCGCGCGGACATGGACCGGGACAAGGTCTTCACCGCGCACGATGCCGTGGCGTACGGCCTCGCCGACCAGGTCCTCAGCCGGCGCGCCGGAGGGCGATTCTGA
- a CDS encoding endo alpha-1,4 polygalactosaminidase, with translation MPEFARPPLFRRRGAVVGMAVVSVAALGAGLLLCHTLAGSSPDDAAPAAEKPARSVVAPTAGMAFDYQIGGAYPPPAGTEAVARDRGDKPAEGLYNVCYVNAFQAQPDALDWWEHHHPDLLLRDDDGRPVTDEDWDEALLDTSTAAHRAQLAEIVGGWIDGCAAHGFQAVEPDNLDSYERAEGGLSRADNAAFARLLARRAHSAGLAIGQKNTADLTSEHVGIGFDFAVAEECGHYDECGTYAKAYADRVFVIEYSRSDFDKSCSAWGSKLSVVNRDIDVRRAGRKGYVFRSC, from the coding sequence GTGCCCGAGTTCGCCCGACCCCCGCTCTTCCGCCGCAGGGGCGCAGTCGTCGGCATGGCGGTGGTCTCCGTAGCCGCTCTCGGAGCGGGTCTGTTGCTGTGCCACACCCTGGCCGGCAGCTCTCCCGACGATGCGGCCCCCGCCGCGGAGAAACCGGCCCGGTCCGTGGTCGCACCCACGGCCGGTATGGCCTTCGACTACCAGATCGGAGGCGCCTACCCGCCGCCGGCCGGGACGGAGGCCGTCGCCCGGGACCGTGGTGACAAGCCTGCCGAAGGCCTGTACAACGTCTGCTACGTCAACGCCTTCCAGGCTCAACCCGACGCGCTGGACTGGTGGGAACACCACCATCCGGACCTGCTGCTGCGCGACGACGACGGCAGACCGGTCACGGACGAGGACTGGGACGAGGCGCTGCTGGACACCTCGACGGCCGCCCACCGCGCCCAGCTCGCGGAGATCGTGGGTGGTTGGATCGACGGCTGCGCGGCGCACGGCTTCCAAGCCGTCGAGCCGGACAATCTCGACTCGTACGAGCGCGCGGAGGGCGGGCTGTCCCGGGCGGACAACGCTGCCTTCGCCAGGCTGCTGGCCCGGCGTGCGCACAGCGCCGGGCTCGCGATCGGCCAGAAGAACACCGCCGATCTCACCTCCGAGCACGTCGGGATCGGATTCGACTTCGCCGTGGCGGAGGAATGCGGTCACTACGACGAATGCGGCACGTACGCCAAGGCCTACGCCGATCGCGTGTTCGTCATCGAGTACAGCAGGAGCGACTTCGACAAGAGCTGTTCCGCGTGGGGGTCGAAGCTGTCCGTCGTGAACCGTGACATCGATGTGCGCCGTGCCGGTCGGAAGGGTTACGTCTTCCGGTCCTGCTGA
- a CDS encoding FBP domain-containing protein, whose amino-acid sequence MEPLSENQIRSSFVNCTKGEASRLRLPLDFGELPWPDLDFLGWVDPGAPLRAHVVVPRESGPIGVTFRVPGAKSASAVKSSICQVCLTSHASSGVNLLVAPLAGKRGREGNSVGIYLCEDLACSLYIRGKRQPKLRAGRYEETLTLEERVTRTMDNLNGFVAKVAGPSV is encoded by the coding sequence GTGGAACCGCTCAGTGAGAATCAGATCCGCTCGTCGTTCGTCAACTGCACGAAGGGCGAGGCAAGCCGGCTTCGGCTCCCTCTCGACTTCGGCGAGTTGCCGTGGCCGGACCTGGACTTCCTCGGCTGGGTCGATCCTGGAGCCCCGTTGCGGGCCCATGTCGTCGTACCTCGGGAATCCGGCCCGATCGGCGTGACCTTCCGGGTCCCCGGAGCCAAGTCGGCCAGCGCCGTGAAGTCCAGCATCTGCCAGGTCTGCCTGACCAGCCACGCCTCGTCCGGTGTGAACCTTCTCGTGGCACCCCTGGCGGGTAAACGGGGGCGGGAGGGCAACTCCGTGGGCATCTACCTCTGCGAGGACCTCGCGTGCTCGCTGTACATCCGCGGCAAGCGGCAGCCCAAACTCCGGGCGGGCCGTTACGAGGAGACACTCACTCTGGAAGAGAGGGTGACCCGCACCATGGACAACCTCAACGGCTTCGTCGCGAAGGTCGCCGGACCCTCGGTCTGA
- a CDS encoding ClpP family protease translates to MRTLITGADPAPAPRASEEDTPATRFDDHLAAQLLMQRIVFLGTQVDEVSANRVCAQLLLLSAEDPRSDISLYINSPGGSVTAGLAIYDTMRLIPNDVSTLAMGFAASMGQFLLTVGEPGKRFALPNARIMMHQPSAGIGGTAADIAIQAENLEFTKKAIERITAEHTGQNEETISRDGDRDRWFTAEQAKEYGMVDHVVESLDDVRPAGTQRRIGL, encoded by the coding sequence ATGCGCACTCTCATCACCGGCGCGGACCCCGCACCCGCCCCGCGGGCGAGCGAGGAAGACACCCCCGCGACACGGTTCGACGACCATCTGGCCGCGCAACTTCTCATGCAGCGGATCGTCTTCCTCGGCACCCAGGTCGACGAGGTCTCCGCGAACCGGGTCTGCGCCCAGCTCCTGCTCCTCTCGGCGGAGGACCCGCGGAGCGACATCAGCCTGTACATCAACAGCCCCGGCGGCTCGGTGACAGCCGGGCTGGCGATCTACGACACGATGCGGCTGATCCCGAACGACGTCTCCACCCTCGCGATGGGATTCGCCGCGAGCATGGGCCAGTTCCTGCTCACGGTCGGGGAGCCCGGGAAGCGCTTCGCGCTGCCGAACGCGCGGATCATGATGCACCAGCCGTCGGCCGGGATCGGCGGGACGGCCGCCGACATCGCGATCCAGGCGGAGAACCTCGAATTCACCAAGAAGGCCATCGAACGGATCACGGCCGAGCACACCGGCCAGAACGAGGAGACGATCTCCCGGGACGGTGACCGCGACCGGTGGTTCACGGCCGAGCAGGCCAAGGAGTACGGAATGGTCGACCATGTCGTCGAGTCGCTGGACGACGTCCGGCCGGCCGGTACGCAGCGACGGATCGGACTCTGA
- a CDS encoding thiolase family protein, whose product MSIRDVYIVDAVRTPVGKFGGALSAVRPDDLAAHVVKALVDRTPDLDPSRIDDVYFGDANGAGEDNRDVARMAVLLAGLPVSVPGVTVNRLCGSGLEAVIQAARAIALGDASVAVAGGVESMSRAPWVVQKPERAFPAGHQQMHSTTLGWRMTNPRMPQEWTVALGEGAELVADRHGITRAQQDAFALASHGKAAAAWDAGLYDGEVVPYDGATLSRDECIRAGSSMDALAGLKPVFRAGGTVTAGNASPLNDGAAALLLVDDEGLRATGREPLARIRASAVTGIEPQLFGLGPVEAVRRALAKAGKGFGDLTTFELNEAFAAQALGCLAEWPELDPALVNPRGGAIAIGHPLGASGARLAGSVAHQLAAAGSGTGLAALCIGVGQGLALVLER is encoded by the coding sequence ATGAGTATCCGCGACGTCTACATCGTCGACGCAGTCCGTACGCCGGTCGGGAAGTTCGGAGGGGCGCTCTCCGCGGTACGTCCCGACGACCTCGCGGCCCATGTCGTCAAGGCGCTCGTGGACCGAACCCCGGACCTCGACCCGTCGCGCATCGACGACGTGTACTTCGGCGATGCCAACGGCGCGGGCGAGGACAACCGCGACGTGGCCAGAATGGCCGTACTCCTGGCCGGACTTCCGGTCTCCGTGCCCGGTGTCACCGTCAACCGGCTGTGCGGCTCCGGGCTCGAAGCCGTCATCCAGGCGGCCCGCGCCATCGCGCTCGGCGACGCGTCCGTGGCCGTCGCGGGCGGGGTCGAATCCATGTCCCGGGCGCCCTGGGTGGTCCAGAAACCCGAACGCGCCTTCCCGGCCGGACACCAGCAGATGCACTCCACGACGCTGGGCTGGCGGATGACCAACCCGCGGATGCCGCAGGAGTGGACCGTCGCCCTCGGGGAGGGCGCCGAACTCGTCGCCGACAGACACGGCATCACCCGCGCCCAGCAGGACGCCTTCGCGCTGGCCAGCCACGGCAAGGCAGCCGCCGCCTGGGACGCGGGCCTCTACGACGGTGAGGTCGTCCCGTACGACGGCGCCACTCTGTCGCGCGACGAGTGCATCCGCGCGGGGTCGAGCATGGACGCCCTCGCCGGGCTGAAGCCCGTCTTCCGCGCGGGAGGCACGGTCACCGCGGGCAACGCCTCCCCGCTCAACGACGGCGCGGCGGCGCTGCTGCTCGTCGACGACGAAGGGCTGCGGGCCACCGGCCGTGAACCCCTCGCCCGCATCCGGGCGTCGGCGGTCACCGGAATCGAGCCGCAGCTCTTCGGGCTCGGCCCGGTGGAAGCGGTCCGGCGGGCCCTGGCGAAGGCGGGCAAGGGTTTCGGTGACCTCACCACCTTCGAACTGAACGAGGCGTTCGCCGCGCAGGCGCTCGGCTGCCTCGCGGAGTGGCCGGAACTCGACCCGGCCCTCGTCAACCCGCGCGGCGGCGCCATCGCCATCGGCCATCCGCTCGGCGCCTCGGGTGCGCGGCTCGCCGGATCCGTGGCGCACCAACTGGCCGCCGCCGGTTCCGGAACGGGACTCGCCGCGCTGTGCATCGGCGTCGGCCAGGGCCTCGCGCTCGTACTCGAACGCTGA